Proteins encoded by one window of Cannabis sativa cultivar Pink pepper isolate KNU-18-1 chromosome 4, ASM2916894v1, whole genome shotgun sequence:
- the LOC115712576 gene encoding urease, with the protein MKLTPREVEKLGLHNAGFLAQKRLARGLKLNYTETVALIATQILEFVRDGDRTVAELMDLGKQFLGRRHVLSAVPHLLDTVQVEGTFPDGTKLITVHNPIASENGNLELALHGSFLPVPSSDKFASIEDDENPGHIIHGYGDIMLNPRRKAVVIKVTNTGDRPVQVGSHYHFIEVNPFLVFDRMRAYGMRLNILAGTATRFEPGECKSVVLVSIGGNRVIRGGNGIVDGPVDDARWEEVFRTLNERGFGNKEEANASEGITGEGLPFNMVVSREAYANMYGPTTGDKIQLGDTDLYAEIEKDFSVYGEECVFGGGKVIRDGMGQSCGHPTDESLDTVITNALVIDYSGIYKADIGIKGGLIVSIGKAGNPDVMNGVSPNMIIGVNTEVIAGEGKILTAGAIDCHVHFICPQLAYEAISSGITTVVGGGTGPSEGTRATTCTPAPFQMKLMLQSTDELPLNFGFTGKGNSSKPDELHEIIKAGAMGLKLHEDWGTTPAAIDNCLTVAEQYDIQVNIHTDTLNESGFVEHTIAAFKGRTIHTYHSEGAGGGHAPDIIKVCGVKNVLPSSTNPTRPFTFNTIDEHLDMLMVCHHLDKNIPEDVAFAESRIRAETIAAEDILHDMGAISIISSDSQAMGRIGEVITRTWQTAHKMKSQRGSIDPTGSNNDNFRIKRYIAKYTINPAIANGISQYVGSVEVGKWADLVLWKAPFFGAKPEMIIKGGVIAWANMGDPNASIPTPEPVLMRPMFGAFGKAGSTNSIAFVSKAALENGVKTSYGLNKSVKAVSNVRNLTKLEMKLNDALPNITVDPETYTVTADGEVLTCAEATTVPLSKNYFLF; encoded by the exons atgaagTTAACGCCAAGAGAGGTTGAAAAATTAGGTCTTCACAATGCTGGGTTCCTCGCTCAGAAGCGTCTTGCTCGTGGTTTGAAGCTCAACTATACTGAAACAGTGGCTCTCATAGCCACAcag ATTTTAGAGTTTGTCCGAGATGGTGACAGAACTGTGGCAGAATTGATGGACTTAGGGAAACAATTCCTAGGAAG gaGACATGTTCTCTCTGCTGTTCCACATCTCTTGGATACAGTACAG GTTGAGGGGACCTTTCCTGATGGGACCAAATTAATAACCGTTCACAATCCAATCGCCAGTGAAAATGGAAATCTGGAGCTAGCTTTACATGGTTCTTTTCTTCCAG TGCCTTCGTCAGACAAATTTGCTAGCATAGAAGATGATGAGAATCCTGGTCATATAATACATGGATATGGGGACATTATGCTTAATCCAAGAAGGAAAGCAGTAGTCATCAAAGTTACCAATACTGGAGACAGGCCGGTTCAG GTTGGCAGCCACTATCACTTCATTGAGGTTAATCCCTTCTTAGTTTTTGATCGAATGAGAGCATATGGCATGCGCCTCAATATACTAGCTGGAACAGCCACAAGATTTGAG CCAGGGGAGTGCAAAAGTGTTGTACTTGTAAGCATAGGAGGTAATAGAGTAATCAGAGGAGGTAACGGCATTGTAGATGGTCCAGTTGATGATGCCAGGTGGGAAGAAGTCTTCAGAACTTTAAATGAAAGAGGATTTGGAAATAAGGAAGAAGCAAATGCTAG TGAAGGTATTACTGGAGAAGGCTTGCCTTTCAACATGGTAGTTTCTCGTGAGGCATATGCTAACATGTATGGGCCTACTACTGGAGACAAAATTCAGCTAGGTGATACTGATTTGTATGCTGAAATAGAAAAAGATTTTTCTGTTTATGGCGAGGAGTGCGTGTTTGGCGGTGGAAAAGTTATAAGAGACGGGATGGGGCAGTCATGTGGGCATCCAACTGACGAATCTTTAGATACTGTTATTACTAACGCCTTGGTAATTGATTATAGTGGAATATATAAAGCAGATATTGGTATCAAAGGTGGTCTTATTGTTTCCATTGGGAAAGCTGGCAATCCGGATGTTATGAATGGTGTATCTCCCAACATGATTATTGGG GTCAACACCGAGGTTATTGCGGGTGAAGGAAAGATTTTAACTGCAGGGGCCATAGACTGTCATGTACATTTTATATGCCCTCAGTTGGCATATGAAGCAATATCAAGTG GCATCACAACTGTTGTTGGGGGTGGAACAGGACCTTCAGAAGGAACCCGTGCAACAACTTGCACCCCGGCACCTTTCCAAATGAAACTAATGCTGCAATCAACTGATGAGCTGCCTTTAAATTTCGGTTTTACGGGGAAG GGTAACAGTTCAAAACCTGATGAGCTACATGAAATAATTAAAGCCGGAGCAATGGGACTGAAGCTACACGAGGACTGGGGAACTACTCCTGCAGCAATAGACAATTGTTTGACTGTTGCAGAACAATATGACATTCAG GTTAATATCCATACAGATACCTTGAATGAATCTGGATTTGTGGAACACACAATTGCTGCCTTCAAAGGGAGAACAATTCACACATATCATAG TGAAGGTGCAGGTGGAGGTCATGCTCCTGACATCATTAAAGTATGTGGAGTGAAAAATGTGTTGCCATCATCAACGAACCCTACTCGACCATTCACCTTTAATACCATAGATGAGCATCTTGACATGCTG ATGGTCTGTCATCACCTTGACAAGAACATCCCGGAAGATGTAGCTTTTGCCGAATCAAGAATAAGGGCAGAAACAATTGCTGCAGAAGATATTTTGCATGATATGGGCGCAATCAGCATTATATCTTCTGATTCACAGGCTATGGGTCGCATTGGGGAG GTGATAACTAGAACTTGGCAAACTGCTCACAAGATGAAATCACAAAGAGGGTCAATTGATCCAACTGGATCAAACAATGACAACTTTCGAATCAAACGATACATTGCAAAGTACACTATTAATCCAGCAATAGCTAATGGGATTTCTCAGTATGTTGGTTCAGTTGAG GTGGGCAAGTGGGCTGATCTTGTGCTATGGAAGGCACCATTTTTTGGAGCTAAACCAGAAATGATCATCAAAGGTGGTGTAATTGCATGGGCTAATATGGGTGATCCAAATGCTAGCATCCCCACACCTGAGCCG GTGTTGATGAGGCCCATGTTTGGAGCATTTGGCAAGGCTGGCAGCACCAACTCCATTGCATTTGTCAGCAAG GCTGCTTTAGAAAATGGTGTCAAAACCTCGTATGGACTGAACAAAAGTGTAAAAGCAGTGAGCAATGTGAGGAATCTGACCAAACTGGAAATGAAGCTGAATGATGCCCTCCCAAACATCACAGTTGACCCTGAGACATACACAGTCACAGCAGATGGTGAGGTTCTCACCTGTGCTGAAGCCACAACAGTTCCCCTATCTAAGAATTACTTCCTCTTTTAG
- the LOC115712577 gene encoding adenylate kinase 4, with product MGSSGIALDDIPSLDMMTELLRRLKCSSKPDKRLILVGPPGSGKGTQSPIIKDEFCLCHLATGDMLRAAVAAKTPLGIKAKEAMNKGELVSDDLVVGIIDEAMKKPSCQKGFILDGFPRTVVQAQKLDEMLEKQGAKIDKVLDFAIDDSILEERITGRWIHPSSGRSYHTKFAPPKVSGVDDVTGEPLIQRKDDTAEVLKSRLDAFHKQTEPVINYYAKKGVLAQLHAEKPPKEVTTEVLKALS from the exons atggGAAGCTCTGGAATTGCATTGGATGACATACCTTCCCTTGACATGATGACCGAACTCCTCCGCCGTCTCAAGTGTTCCTCCAAGCCCGACAAACGCCTCATTCTTGTTG GTCCTCCTGGATCTGGAAAAGGTACACAGTCACCTATTATAAAGGATGAATTTTGCTTATGCCATTTAGCCACTGGTGATATGTTGAGAGCTGCTGTTGCTGCTAAAACTCCTCTTGGAATTAAGGCTAAAGAAGCCATGAATaag GGAGAACTTGTATCTGATGACTTGGTTGTTGGTATAATTGATGAAGCCATGAAAAAACCATCATGCCAAAAGGGTTTTATTCTAGATGGCTTTCCCAGGACTGTTGTTCAAGCTCAAAAG CTAGATGAGATGCTTGAAAAGCAGGGAGCCAAAATCGACAAGGTTCTCGACTTTGCAATTGATGACTCCATATTGGAGGAGAGGATCACCGGTCGATGGATACACCCTTCGAGTGGTCGCTCTTACCACACCAAATTCGCACCTCCAAAAGTTTCTGGTGTTGATGAT GTCACTGGAGAACCTCTGATTCAAAGAAAAGATGACACTGCAGAAGTTCTTAAGTCAAGGCTAGATGCATTTCACAAGCAAACAGAACCG GTTATCAATTATTATGCCAAGAAAGGTGTCCTTGCCCAACTGCATGCAGAAAAACCTCCAAAAGAGGTCACCACTGAAGTACTGAAGGCTCTCTCTTAA
- the LOC115712098 gene encoding bifunctional dihydrofolate reductase-thymidylate synthase, translated as MFRFSLHRSLKPHPQIRLPIFDSVHASSSPLFGVLKGVLKFPVRSSFSGQEGDGGDCQRRYQVVVAATTNMGIGKNGKLPWKLPSDLKFFKELTTTTLDPTKENAVIMGRKTWESIPLQFRPLPARLNVILTRSGSVDDDDDDDDSISEKVVVFESISSALKMLAQSPYSQSIERVFIIGGGQVLSEALNSPECDAIHITKIETSIDCDTFIPSIDLSLFKLWYSSQPLVENNIQFSFATYVRVRSSRISQKLQAESFRFLPKMIFERLDEHLVQEITSSDSQKDD; from the exons ATGTTTCGGTTCAGTCTACACCGATCGTTGAAACCTCATCCCCAAATTCGCTTACCCATTTTCGATTCTGTGCATGCATCTTCTTCACCATTGTTCGGTGTGCTCAAAGGGGTTCTGAAATTCCCTGTGCGTTCGAGTTTTTCGGGTCAAGAAGGTGATGGTGGAGACTGTCAGAGGAGATATCAAGTTGTGGTTGCTGCCACTACTAATATGGGCATTGGAAAGAACGGGAAGCTGCCATGGAAGTTGCCTTCGGACCTCAAATTTTTCAAGGAGCTTACCACAACAACACTAGACCCAACTAAGGAGAATGCCGTAATAATGGGTAGGAAAACTTGGGAAAGTATTCCCCTTCAGTTCCGCCCTCTTCCTGCTCGACTTAATGTCATTTTGACTCGTTCTGGAagtgttgatgatgatgatgatgatgatgattccaTTTCAGAAAAAGTTGTCGTGTTTGAAAGCATTTCATCAGCTTTGAAAATGTTAGCTCAGTCTCCTTATTCTCAGTCCATTGAGAGAGTTTTTATCATTGGGGGTGGCCAAGTATTGAG tGAAGCTCTGAATTCTCCTGAATGTGATGCCATCCATATTACTAAAATTGAGACAAGTATTGATTGTGATACTTTCATTCCTTCCATTGATTTGTCATTGTTTAAACTGTGGTACTCTTCCCAACCTTTGGTGGAGAACAATATTCAGTTTAGCTTTGCTACTTATGTTCGTGTGAGAAGTTCTAGGATTAGTCAGAAACTCCAAGCAGAGAGTTTTAGATTTCTGCCAAAGATGATATTTGAGAGACTTGATGAGCATTTAGTTCAAGAAATCACCTCAAGTGATTCCCAGAAAGATGACTAG
- the LOC115714389 gene encoding probable pre-mRNA-splicing factor ATP-dependent RNA helicase DEAH4, giving the protein MANLPIVQFEEKIIETVEQNPVVVIIGETGSGKSTQLSQILHKHGYSKSGAIGVTQPRRVAAVSVSRRVAQELGVRLGEEVGYAIRFEDRTCDRTFIKYLTDGVLLRESLANPELNQYSVIILDEAHERSLNTDILLGLMKRLIKRRTSNLKVLITSATLDGEKVSNFFSNCPVLNVPGKLYPVEILYSNERPKSYLESCLKTALDLHVREPEGDILVFMTGQDDIDKLVSKLEDKIRSLEEGSCMDVIILPLHGSLPPEMQVRVFSPPPANCRRIIVSTNIAETSLTVDGVVYVIDSGYVKQRQYNSSTGMYSLDVVQISKVQANQRAGRAGRTRPGKCYRLYPSAVYNDEFLDVTIPEIQRSSLAGTVLYLKSLDLRDIDILKFDFLDPPSSESLEDALKQLYLIDAIDENGLITSIGRTMAELPLEPSLSRTLIEANEYGCLSQALTVASMLSAETMLLPGRSKNTEKKRKQEHLDLPDGSGWGDHIQLLQIYECWHQTDYDIDWLKDHGLQVRGMKFVKDVRRQLGQIMQKIAKGPLDVQTSRRRRESEQDYYYLRKALCIGYANQLAERMVYHNGYRTLGFKPQVVQVHPSSVLEPDDEGKLPDYIIFHELIATSRPYLRTVCSVDIKWVMPIRNKFSNLNINKLSGGSGHIDEDTNGKLSDSPKKEVVTGTAEVQDDRDSIIQAARERFLARKGKK; this is encoded by the exons ATGGCGAACCTTCCGATTGTCCAATTCGAAGAGAAGATCATAGAAACGGTGGAACAGAATCCGGTGGTTGTAATAATAGGAGAGACCGGTTCAGGTAAAAGCACACAGCTCTCTCAGATACTCCACAAACATGGATACAGTAAATCTGGAGCTATCGGCGTCACCCAACCTCGACGGGTTGCCGCAGTCTCAGTTTCCAG ACGAGTTGCTCAGGAGCTTGGTGTTCGTCTAGGAGAGGAGGTCGGATACGCTATCAGATTTGAAGATCGAACCTGTGATAGAACCTTCATTAA ATACCTAACTGATGGTGTTCTTCTTCGCGAAAGTTTGGCTAATCCTGAGCTTAATCAGTACTCAGTAATAATTCTTGATGAAGCTCACGAGAGGAGTCTAAATAC TGACATATTGTTGGGATTGATGAAGCGTCTGATTAAGAGGCGTACATCAAATTTAAAAGTTCTAATAACTTCTGCAACTCTTGATGGTGAAAAAGTATCAAACTTTTTTTCAAATTGCCCAGTACTGAATGTTCCTGGAAAGCTATACCCTGTTGAAATATTGTACAGCAATGAGCGTCCTAAAAGCTATCTTGAGTCATGTTTGAAAACAGCGCTTG atttgcATGTTCGGGAACCAGAAGGTGATATCTTAGTATTTATGACTGGGCAG GATGATATAGACAAGCTGGTATCAAAATTAGAAGATAAAATAAGAAGCCTAGAGGAAGGATCTTGTATGGATGTGATAATCCTTCCCCTTCATGGTTCTTTGCCACCTGAAATGCAG GTACGTGTATTTAGTCCTCCACCTGCAAACTGTAGGCGAATTATTGTTTCCACAAATATTGCGGAGACTTCTTTGACTGTGGATGGTGTTGT GTATGTTATTGACTCTGGTTATGTGAAGCAACGGCAATACAACTCATCCACTGGCATGTATTCCCTTGATGTTGTCCAAATTAGCAA AGTACAAGCTAATCAACGTGCAGGTCGAGCTGGAAGAACACGTCCTGGGAAGTGCTATCGATTGTATCCTTCTGCTGTTTACAATGATGAATTCTTGGATGTAACAATTCCTGAAATACAGCGATCTTCTCTTGCTGGAACTGTCCTTTATTTGAAATCATTGGACCTTCGAGATATtgatattttgaaatttgattttcttgaTCCTCCTTCCT CCGAGTCTTTAGAAGATGCTTTAAAGCAATTATATCTCATAGATGCCATTGATGAAAATGGGTTGATCACGTCAATTGGAAGAACAATGGCAG AGCTTCCTCTAGAACCTTCACTTTCAAGAACTTTGATTGAGGCAAACGAATATGGTTGCTTATCCCAAGCATTGACAGTTGCTTCTATGTTATCTGCAGAAACCATGTTGCTTCCTGGTAGAAg CAAGAATACTGAGAAGAAAAGGAAACAGGAGCATTTGGATCTTCCTGATGGATCTGGCTGGGGTGATCACATCCAGTTGCTGCAAATCTATGAGTGCTGGCATCAAACTGACTACGATATTGATTGGTTAAAGGATCACGGCTTGCAG GTGAGAGGGATGAAGTTCGTCAAGGATGTAAGGAGGCAGTTGGGTCAGATTATGCAGAAAATTGCGAAGG GTCCATTAGATGTACAGACAAGCCGAAGACGGAGAGAAAGTGAACAGGATTATTACTATTTGCGAAAGGCGTTGTGTATAGGTTACGCAAATCAGCTTGCTGAGAGAATGGTGTATCATAATGGATACAGAACATTAGGTTTTAAACCTCAAGTAGTACAG GTGCATCCTTCTTCGGTGTTGGAACCAGACGATGAAGGTAAACTACCAGACTACATTATATTTCACGAGCTCATTGCAACCTCACGCCCATATTTGCGGACAGTATGCTCAGTTGATATAAAATGGGTGATGCCTATCAGAAACAAGTTCAGTAATCTTAATATCAACAAATTGAG TGGTGGAAGTGGCCATATTGACGAGGATACAAATGGGAAGCTCTCAGACTCGCCTAAAAAAGAGGTAGTCACCGGCACTGCTGAGGTCCAAGATGATCGTGATAGTATAATACAGGCAGCTAGGGAACGATTTCTGGCCCGTAAAGGAAAGAAATGA